DNA from Phoenix dactylifera cultivar Barhee BC4 unplaced genomic scaffold, palm_55x_up_171113_PBpolish2nd_filt_p 000771F, whole genome shotgun sequence:
CCTTTAGTTGTGGATGATCCTGAGTTATTTGCTCCATTGTTTCGAAATGTATCAGTTTTCAAGAGGTGGGAATCATTACAGATACCTTCTATTTGGCTGTTTAATATTGCACTTTTGTCTGTTCAATTTGGTGATATGCTTTTCTTTGTGgggattaattaattggattgtaGTTGTTTCTTGTTGACTGTACCAATATATATGTTAGGTTGTTAAGTACCATCAAGGTAAGCTAACtctaagaagagaaagagaaaaacgAGAAAACTTGATTCATTGAGTAATAAAACAGTAAGCTGCCCATTTGTTACTTATAATGTATTAACAGGTCTGGTTAATACTGTTTTGGCCAGGCAATGACTACTGCAAAAGGATAATACAAATATCTTGGGAAGTTGTTCACCAGTTGTGGTTAATATTCCCCTTGAAACTACTAGAAACCTTATCAACCCAGGGTTAGTTTATGGACGCAAATCAGAGTTTGCATGAGGACTATCTTAGAAAACTAGCctacttatataaaattcgcaGATGCTTCCCTcgttatttatttttgagagaTATCGCCACTCATTTCATTGATCAATGAAATGGGTGATTCTCTAGCTCTATAGGCTCATTTTGCAGGGACATAATCATCCTGGTAGCTATGCTAAAATttaggttggggggggggggggggtgtggaaGTGGGGAGGGAATGAGATttgatattataatattttgtacctGAATCAAGATGTGGATCCAGTTatgaataaataatttaatgTAGCCTACCTTTTTTCCACGTAATTAGAGCAGTTTTTAAGTTATCTTTCTTTGCTATCTTTTACAAATGGTGTAATTATAACTGGATCCTTTTGACATCCATATTTAAGTATAACTTTTCTTTTGGAGGACATTTAAATTATCTATTTTTACATGctgtttatttcattttttttctttcatttccttTATCAGTTATAATTTCTTCTTCTGGTCCTTTTAGGATTTCTCACTCCAAATTAATAGAAAAATCTTTGCACTCCCAAATAAATTGTGGATACCCTCAAAAGTTTAAAGAAGAAAATCTGAGATAAAACAAGATAAATTTGATTCATCAGCAATAGTCATACATATGTAAAAAAGAAGACATAAGAAATCCAAAGAATCCAGCAAGAAGCATAGCATAAAAAGAAACCTATTGGTCTGTCTATCCACTTATCTATGGCGTATAAAACAACATGCTGTCAAGAAAGAATTAAGGTGGGAGAAAGGGAAGAACAATAAAGCAGACACCTCTGCAAGAAAaagtggaaaaaagaaaaagatccgGGGGAGAATTTTGTTAGAAATCTGACAGAAATTCTATTTCTTATTCATTGTTGTCAATACTTCATGGTTAAAAAAAATGTGGAGGCAACAAGTCATCCTTTTTGAATCTAAGTTAACCTTATACTTTTAGGTTTCCAAAGTAATCAACATGAcatattttatttgattatcTTTCAGATAGGCTTCTTCCTTTTAATAGGTTAACTGACGTCAAAATGGGTTTACAATATTCCTGTATACTCAAGCTCGACCTGTGCTTTTCACCTATGGATCAAAGTCAGAATCAGTAGTATGACTCCACCCGACAGCAATAAAGTCCATGTAATAATGTCAAGGTTAAGGACTAAGGAGCCTATGTCCCTGGAGTCCACCCTTATATTCTTAACCAGCTTGGTTTTCAATATTGTGAACTTGCCTTGTGCCTGTCTGTGCTATTTTCTCCCCTGCAGATGAGTTGTGCAGTAATTTCAGAAAAAATCTTAACAGCCCTACTTCTAAGAGTTCTTTGCATTTGGGTTTTGGTTTCATCGGAGATGGATATGACACATCCCTAATGTTGTCTTACACTTGGTCAATTTCATGTCTGAAAATTGAGCTTTCTATCAGAATCTGAAAGTATCAGTCTAATTTGTTTGttctggattgattttgatatagtAGGTGGCCAatgttttatcttttatttttaatagtattattttattttttatcagcACATCACTGTTGTACCTACTTGAAAACAATATTTCAGCATCTTGTGCCAGCTTACTTGTTTTGATACTCGGAACTACAATATttaattaacattttcttttgTAAGCCGTTACAGTTGAAGTGCATTATGTAATAGACAAACTCTTAACATTCTTACACTGACCAGATATCTTCTTAAGGAACCATTAAAGCAATGACTTAAAGCTGTTATTTGTTCAGGAGCTATGAACTGATGGAAAGAATTCTGAAAGTTTATATCTATGAAGATGGGCCAACACCCATTTTCCACACTCCAGAGCTTCAAGGCATCTATGCATCTGAAGGATGGTTCATGAAATTGATGGAGGAGAACTGGCGATTTGTGGTGACAAATCCAAGCAAAGCTCACTTATTCTACCTTCCTTATAGTTCGCGTCAGCTAGGACTTACTCTCTACGTGCGTAATTCACATAATTTGAGGCCCTTATCACTCTTCTTGAGGGACTATGTGAATATGATTGCTGCCAAATATCCTTTCTGGAATCGAACTAGAGGAGCAGATCATTTTCTAGTTGCTTGCCATGATTGGGTAAGTTTACCTGACTGTCCATATAGATTATATTAGTTTTCTAAATTATATGAACATATCTTCCTACTCTTGCAATAATCATAGGCTTCATGTATAGTCTTTGCTGCTGGTGTTATCACCTGCCtctattttcatctttcttcttttccaagTGTCAATGCATATCTGATAACTGAGAATTTGCTAGAAAAGGATATTCAGCTATTCTGATTTTTCCCATTTTGTGGAGCAAATATCTGATTATGTTAAGCCACATGACGGTGAGATATATTGTAATTGGTTGAAGCACATAAATTTTCTTAAGAACATCGAGCTGCTCAGAAAGGCAATAATCAGAAGTGAGATACTCTATCTGGCATTCTACATCCGATATACCTTTTCTGGATATTGTAAATATTGCACAATCTAGAGAATAGATCAAAAGTAACTGTTCTACTAGATAACcatattaaaattattaaatatattgaAAAATTCTAACAACAGTTTTAATCATGCTTGTATACACAATAATTGCTGATAACCAACGTTTTAAGTTTTGGTAGAAATGGATTAATTTTTGCTGACACCAAACTAAAATGGACACCTGGTTTTGAGTTTCAATCATTTTCATTAGTTTCAGCCAGTTTCTAGTAAAACTGACTGATTTCATTCCAATTTTGGTGGTTTCGGCCATTTTCGGTCAAACTGACTGGAACAAGCAATAGATTATGTCTTTTTGATGGTGTttacaaatatttatttttttaagtactTAAGCTATATACTATCGATTTTCAAaagtttttccttcttttcgtgAGTTAAAAGACGTGATAGATGATAAATTTAACCCTTCTTAGGCGAAGAAAACTGTTATTACCATACTTTATAAAGACTAACATGAGCAACTAGATACAATAtatttcatataataacatattcTTTCATATAAGGTAGAAATAGCATTCTATAATTACATGAGTTTAATTAAATAGAAgctttatttcaaaaatataagaaaaaatatCTAATTTCAATATACTTGTGGGTTCCACCAAAAGTAAAATATAACAACTTTTTAGAGAAGTGAAGTTCAAGAAGTAAATAATATATGTGTATGTTCATATTACAAATTACCAGTATGTTTAATCTCACTTATATTCAATATTTACTTCCGTCTAAATGTGTTGAGAGTCGAGACTACACAAATAAAGAACCTAGATAACACAAAATACTCTAAAATATTGTGTTATTattattctttgtttttcttctatttttttttttatttgtttgtgaAACTTTAAAACTTGGGGCGGCACTTCCAAAACAACTGAAATTGCTGAAATCAGAACTCCAGAGGCCTGGTCAAAACTTAAACTGAGTTTTCAAACCTTGCTTTTAGCAAGATTTTTATTTGAGGCATAAATGCTCTACATACTTGGGTAGGCCATGGCTGCTACATGTCGTGCAAATGACAAATCGTCCCTTTCTTGATGAGGGCCATCTAACACACATGAGTTCCACACCTTAAGTGAGTATAAGGTTGCTTGTAGCTGGTCGGCAGTTCTTGCCTCCATATACATCAGTCTGATGAAGAAGTGCATCTTTTGGTTTTAACATGCTCTGGCAAACCGGTGATGGATCTATAGCCATTACAGTGGAGCTTAAGAGTGTAATAAATGAAACACTATGCAGAAATAAATACAATCTATATTTTTATcctcaaaaaacaaaaatagaaaaaggtaCAGATGGTTGAGCAACCTTGCATTTGTTACGCATGAAAGCAAGTGAGTTTCTTTGTCAATATGGGAATGCATATAAATgatttcatgcaaaaaaaaattgccTCTTTAACACCTGAGGGTGGTCCAAAACAACACATTATAACAGGTCCCTGTTTATCTAAAAGTTGGTGATGATTGCTTTGACATCACAATTTTTTCtccattaaaaaaacaaaactatATGACTCGGATGAATGATATCAATTACTCATCTTGTTTCTTTTGTCTGTGGAATGCATCTCATGAAATTAGCATTTCATCATTGTTGTAATATCATTCGACCCtatcttttaattctttatcatTTCCAATTCATGCAGTGACTTGCCTGTTTATAGATTGGAACACTCAGTTACTGGCTAGCATCTAATAGAGGCTCATATACattttcaaagaaaatttgattCTATAACCATCTGCACATCTTTTTAAGTTTGGaaaatttggaaatttttagaatttttgaAGGAAAAATACATTGCTAAAATGAGACATCTTGAAATTAAAATTCCTAACAAAATCTTGTTAAAGGGATTTCTTGAAAAGTGTTTTAAGAGAACTTATTTCGATGAGTATTTTAACTCGTCAACTAGCTTGCAAATATGCCTGcaactattttttcttttatcattttatTGACCAAGTATACACAGATATTCTTGGGACATGTAAATATATGTGTGTAAGTATGTAAATTTTCTTCTTATTGGAGCATAAATATATGGAAAGTTTTCAAATTTCACATGTCAGAATCCGTGGCATAAAATTTGTTGTCTTGATCTGCATACCATAAATTTTATAAAGAATGTATGTGTTTTATTTTAGTATGGTTCTTTTGCTCTGGTTCACTTTTGTGTTTTGTGCTCTGGCAACTCTGGTTGCATCCTTCTTCTTGGATTTTCTTCAGGGGCCTTACACAACAACAGCCCATGAAGAGCTGCGTGAGAACACCATCAAAGCTTTATGCAATGCAGATGTTTCGGAGGGAATTTTTGTTCGTGAGAAAGATGTGTCACTCCCTGAAACAACCATCAGATCACCAAAGAACCCCCTCAGAAATGTAGGTGGTGGAAAACCTGTTTCCAAACGTTCTTTTCTTGCATTCTATGCTGGGAACATGCATGGGAGGGTCAGACCCATCCTGAACAAGTATTGGGGTGATGATGAAGATATGAGAATCTACCGTCGCCTGCCAAACAGGGTATCCAAAAATATGTCATACGTCCAACACATGAAGTCGAGCAAATTCTGCATCTGTCCTATGGGCTATGAGGTAAACAGCCCAAGGATTGTGGAGGCTATATATTACGAGTGTGTTCCAGTGATCATAGCAGATAATTTTGTGCTTCCTTTTGATGAAGTGTTCGATTGGAGTGCTTTTGCAGTTGTTGTAGCAGAGCAGGATATACCTaacttgaaaaatattcttttagGAATTCCTCTCAGAAGATATATGTCTATGCTTGCTGGTGTGAAGATGTTGCAGAAGCACTTCTTGTGGCATGCCAAGCCACTGAAGTATGACATTTTTCACATGATTCTGCATTCAATTTGGTTTAACAGATTGAACCGGATTCAACTTCAGCAGTAACAATGTTTGCTGCAATAATTCATGCAAGCTTATCAAGTTAGAATATCATTGTTTAAAGATGAGAGCTTCTTTGTCATCTTGAACCATGAGGAGACTGATTACTATTTGGCATGCCGATTGGAGAAGATGATTTGAGTTAAAGCCTGTCCTTGATACAAAAATCTGATTTGTATATGTTTCGAGTCTTTTTCCACCTGGCAGACTGGCTGTTTTTCATAGTTGAAGATCCAGAGGTTTGAACACAAATGTTTCTCCAATGAGAACAGGCAGTCGGAATAGGGAAGTTCACTTCAGGTATGAAAGCATATGTTGTTTTATCTTGCTTTGGTTTTTATGTTGATTGAGGTCAATCATTCTCTATTTATTCAAAATAATAATGGCCATCAGGCATGAGGGTCTTTGGTACCCAATTAGATAAAAATCAAGAAATACAGTGGGTATCCACATCCAAAGTTCGAACCATGGGCCTCTCATAAGTGGAGAGGGGTGCCAACCAGCTCAAACAAGGTTGGTTGGCAAGTGGAATTAACTCTTTTTTTGTTCATATTTGCCACCATCAGATTCCTGGTAAATAAAAAATGACATGCCCAAAAGTAACAATTTTATTCCAAATTCTGGTGCTTTGTTTGCAGGTTCTTTTCCCAGATTTTGAGGGCAAGGGAGGGATCCCATCTGACTTCATTGAGAGGACTTTTTGCTGGTCtattattttttagaattttttgtaAACAGCAGAATGGAAGAGCACCAAGAAATGATCCACAACTCAAGTAATTCTTCAACACTTGTGGAATAAGAAGAGAGATTGTAAAGTTGGTACTCCTACCCTATTCAAAAATTCTTTCAAGAATAATTCCCATTGTATGTTACACATAAAAGATAGCACGTGATTCTTTTGTAACTTCTTGAGTGAATTCCTTTTTTGGCAATATCTATGATGGTATCATCACTGAACATGTTGCATAATAGTCTATGTTGTAGCTCATGTGTGAAAGATTCTTGTTAAGcctataatgttattttgagaaGGTCTATAATGTTATTGACACAATAATACCAAT
Protein-coding regions in this window:
- the LOC103696464 gene encoding probable glycosyltransferase At5g03795 — its product is MAASLMTAAVDLKAAAARRLRRGRPPAAIWKRRMLAIALLATAITAVLTGFVPLSPTISLLFPPSTFPASSSAYFNSSVSLLSVTPPPPPLIRQPIPKRTASRPPPIRNRGSAGVNSGAGDAKESYLSMSPDEQLRYAKREIENAPLVVDDPELFAPLFRNVSVFKRSYELMERILKVYIYEDGPTPIFHTPELQGIYASEGWFMKLMEENWRFVVTNPSKAHLFYLPYSSRQLGLTLYVRNSHNLRPLSLFLRDYVNMIAAKYPFWNRTRGADHFLVACHDWGPYTTTAHEELRENTIKALCNADVSEGIFVREKDVSLPETTIRSPKNPLRNVGGGKPVSKRSFLAFYAGNMHGRVRPILNKYWGDDEDMRIYRRLPNRVSKNMSYVQHMKSSKFCICPMGYEVNSPRIVEAIYYECVPVIIADNFVLPFDEVFDWSAFAVVVAEQDIPNLKNILLGIPLRRYMSMLAGVKMLQKHFLWHAKPLKYDIFHMILHSIWFNRLNRIQLQQ